A window from Thermoanaerobaculales bacterium encodes these proteins:
- a CDS encoding SGNH/GDSL hydrolase family protein has protein sequence MLDLARAECSIANSIALKTDGALARDMQICRIHCYDDCLVCSLDKGAVKRHLKRLAALTLGFVIGCLVIELVLRVHNPLESRIRGDKVVLPVDKRYILFNRDIPGIPAEIVHTKNSLGFRGPEIPSEDFEATLSVIAVGGSTTECVYLPDGDDWPAVLADLLKPQFPRVWINNAGFEGHSTFGHVVLMDDYIARIRPKVVLFLIGQNEVANTGVTGFEASRVRGRILFSSFRAFAKSLSAHSELGSLLLNLYRVGRARFLGLPHEVLDWTSLKTTVYPESNLDAMIAEHSQRYLPLYEKRLRRLISSCAAAGVFPVFITQPTLFGPGVDPVTHLDLAALQVEGLSGYAHWKILESYNDVTRRIGMECDVPVVDLAADMPRSSLYYYDSVHYTVAGSKEVATCIARRLIPILLTRFPEYVDAATTHEPPPQ, from the coding sequence GTGCTTGACCTCGCGCGAGCCGAGTGCTCAATTGCCAACAGCATCGCCCTGAAGACCGACGGAGCGCTCGCACGTGATATGCAGATTTGCAGGATTCACTGCTATGATGACTGTCTGGTCTGTTCCTTGGATAAGGGTGCTGTGAAGAGGCATCTCAAAAGGCTCGCAGCGCTGACACTTGGGTTCGTGATCGGATGCCTCGTGATCGAGCTCGTCCTGCGGGTTCACAATCCACTTGAATCGCGAATCAGAGGGGACAAAGTTGTGCTCCCAGTTGACAAGAGGTACATCCTCTTTAACAGGGACATCCCCGGGATTCCCGCGGAAATCGTGCACACGAAGAACAGCTTGGGTTTCAGAGGCCCAGAAATCCCATCCGAGGACTTCGAGGCGACGCTCTCGGTGATCGCCGTCGGCGGAAGCACCACCGAATGCGTGTACCTGCCGGACGGAGATGACTGGCCCGCCGTGTTGGCTGACCTGCTCAAGCCGCAGTTTCCGAGGGTATGGATCAACAATGCGGGCTTCGAAGGCCATTCGACGTTCGGCCACGTCGTGCTGATGGACGATTACATCGCCCGAATCCGGCCGAAGGTCGTTTTGTTCCTCATCGGCCAAAACGAGGTTGCCAACACGGGAGTAACGGGCTTTGAAGCGTCACGCGTCAGGGGCCGCATCCTCTTCTCCTCATTCAGGGCGTTTGCGAAGTCGCTTTCCGCTCACAGTGAACTGGGGTCCCTGCTTCTCAACCTGTATCGGGTCGGCAGGGCTCGATTCCTCGGGCTCCCGCACGAAGTTCTGGATTGGACGTCTCTGAAAACGACGGTGTACCCGGAATCGAATCTGGATGCGATGATTGCCGAACACTCCCAGAGGTACCTGCCGCTCTATGAGAAGAGGCTTCGCCGCCTGATCTCTTCATGCGCAGCAGCCGGTGTCTTTCCGGTCTTCATCACTCAACCCACCTTGTTCGGACCCGGGGTAGACCCGGTGACACATCTCGACCTGGCTGCGTTACAGGTCGAGGGACTGTCTGGCTACGCCCACTGGAAGATACTCGAATCGTACAACGATGTTACCAGGCGGATCGGCATGGAATGTGATGTGCCGGTCGTCGACCTGGCTGCCGACATGCCGAGAAGTTCTCTTTACTACTACGACTCCGTCCACTATACCGTAGCCGGCTCGAAGGAAGTGGCCACCTGCATTGCTCGTCGCCTGATCCCGATCCTCCTGACTCGCTTTCCGGAATACGTCGACGCAGCAACAACTCACGAACCCCCTCCCCAGTGA
- a CDS encoding O-antigen ligase family protein — translation MRLGLVYVLSVPYVAGFACFGGPEIGGFRLTGWVFVVMLALAPLVYLVDRTPSRFPISYWIPWIAVVLLSILWADEIGRWQLQDALQIVTPFVIAPIASKSIHTKRDMDALMRGFTHCLFILLAATVLYFLASAHVLVRPMALTAALVGCVFIAQVRDKPRTAVFGWLGCLLITGLTGSRIATLALLLEWLLMPGFRRVWPRFAIGAAVVSLGIALFYTPVFQERFFGDDRGTIADVKRGEYLAAGRREAWPELIEDVRRRPWIGSGSGSAMGFVEEVWGADNITQPHNDYLRILLEQGTLGLLCFSYGVIRQLVSLWVDLRTRKDARAAIRSAAILGFLVLLVVAYTDNPIIYGVWFMHPLLVLAGASYSSDAAAATRNSHCQDKTHSKRGLG, via the coding sequence GTGAGGCTGGGACTCGTCTACGTCTTAAGTGTGCCGTACGTGGCAGGATTTGCCTGCTTTGGTGGCCCGGAGATTGGGGGCTTCAGGCTGACGGGTTGGGTGTTCGTGGTGATGCTGGCCTTGGCTCCGCTTGTGTACCTCGTCGATCGGACACCAAGCCGGTTTCCGATCAGTTACTGGATTCCCTGGATAGCAGTGGTGTTGCTCAGCATCTTGTGGGCGGACGAGATCGGCCGATGGCAACTCCAAGACGCCCTCCAAATCGTGACGCCGTTCGTCATCGCGCCGATCGCCTCCAAGTCCATTCATACCAAGCGCGACATGGACGCGCTGATGAGAGGTTTCACCCATTGCCTTTTCATCCTCTTGGCGGCAACTGTGCTCTACTTCCTCGCGAGTGCCCATGTTCTCGTGAGACCGATGGCGCTGACCGCTGCGCTTGTGGGTTGCGTGTTCATTGCCCAGGTCAGGGATAAGCCTCGAACAGCAGTTTTCGGTTGGCTGGGATGCTTGCTCATTACAGGCCTTACCGGTAGTCGCATCGCAACGCTCGCGCTGCTGCTAGAGTGGCTATTGATGCCAGGATTCCGGCGAGTCTGGCCGAGGTTTGCCATTGGCGCCGCAGTTGTCAGTCTAGGAATCGCGCTCTTTTACACGCCGGTGTTCCAGGAGCGGTTCTTTGGAGATGATCGAGGAACGATCGCCGATGTCAAGCGGGGTGAGTACCTGGCGGCAGGCCGCCGCGAGGCCTGGCCGGAACTCATCGAAGACGTCAGAAGACGGCCATGGATCGGTTCAGGCTCGGGAAGCGCGATGGGCTTTGTCGAGGAGGTTTGGGGGGCTGACAACATCACCCAGCCGCACAACGACTATCTTCGAATACTGCTCGAGCAAGGCACTCTGGGATTGCTCTGCTTTTCTTATGGAGTGATCCGCCAACTCGTCAGCCTGTGGGTGGACCTGAGGACTCGAAAGGATGCGCGAGCCGCGATCAGAAGCGCGGCGATTCTGGGGTTCCTCGTGCTTCTGGTGGTAGCGTACACTGACAACCCGATCATCTACGGTGTCTGGTTCATGCACCCGTTGTTGGTGCTTGCCGGGGCATCGTATTCGTCGGATGCTGCTGCAGCGACGCGCAACAGCCACTGTCAGGACAAGACCCACTCGAAGAGAGGACTCGGATGA
- a CDS encoding glycosyltransferase family 4 protein has product MRILLVHDRYQNRGGEDLVFEAEKGLLERARHEVLVYERHNDEISDYSTWRRADLLRRAVWATDSAGSIRKILVQSRPQVVHFYNTFPLISPAAYYACEAEGVPVVQTLSNYRLICPGAHLLRDGRVCELCVGRTIAWDALRYGCYRESRAQTAVVTGMLSFHSLVGTWKKCVHTFIALTEFSRQKFIDGGLPKDRIAVKPNFLYPDPGPRADDAGYALFLGRLSEEKGIATLLQAWETLPDIPLKVVGDGPLASMVNDAHGRAAGAGIEVVGWRSRPEVIGLLSHASFLVLPSLCYEAFPLTLVEAFACGVPVIGSRLGGIQEIIRHEESGLLFDPADATALADAARRLWGDATLRSFLGNGARAQFEALYTAERNYSMLIGILESAAS; this is encoded by the coding sequence GTGCGGATTCTTCTGGTTCATGACAGGTACCAGAATCGCGGCGGCGAGGACCTGGTCTTTGAGGCCGAGAAGGGCCTCCTCGAACGCGCCCGGCACGAGGTTCTGGTCTACGAACGCCACAATGACGAGATCAGCGATTACTCGACCTGGCGCCGCGCAGACCTGCTGCGACGGGCGGTGTGGGCCACCGACAGCGCTGGTTCGATCCGGAAGATCCTGGTCCAGAGCCGCCCGCAGGTCGTGCACTTCTACAACACATTCCCGCTGATCTCACCAGCCGCCTACTACGCGTGTGAAGCCGAAGGTGTCCCCGTCGTCCAGACCCTCTCGAACTACCGTCTGATATGTCCCGGCGCACATCTCCTCCGAGACGGTCGGGTGTGCGAGCTCTGCGTTGGCAGGACCATCGCCTGGGATGCACTTCGGTACGGATGCTACAGGGAATCGCGGGCGCAAACCGCAGTCGTCACCGGGATGCTCTCGTTCCACAGTCTCGTCGGCACGTGGAAGAAGTGCGTGCACACGTTCATCGCCCTCACCGAGTTCTCCCGTCAGAAGTTCATCGACGGGGGCCTCCCGAAGGACAGAATCGCCGTCAAACCCAACTTTCTGTACCCGGATCCCGGACCGCGCGCCGATGACGCAGGGTATGCCCTGTTCCTAGGTCGACTCTCTGAGGAAAAGGGCATCGCCACGCTTCTTCAGGCGTGGGAAACCCTCCCCGACATCCCGCTCAAAGTGGTGGGAGATGGGCCGTTGGCTTCCATGGTCAATGACGCCCACGGGCGGGCGGCAGGAGCCGGGATCGAGGTGGTGGGATGGCGATCGCGGCCAGAGGTCATCGGTCTGCTGAGCCATGCCAGCTTCCTCGTCCTGCCGTCTCTGTGCTACGAGGCCTTTCCTCTGACCCTTGTCGAGGCATTCGCCTGTGGCGTCCCGGTAATAGGGTCACGCCTGGGTGGCATTCAGGAGATCATCAGACATGAGGAGTCCGGTTTGCTGTTCGATCCCGCCGATGCTACGGCGTTGGCCGATGCCGCCAGGCGTCTCTGGGGTGACGCGACGCTGCGATCATTCCTGGGTAATGGAGCACGAGCCCAGTTCGAAGCGTTGTACACAGCTGAGCGGAACTACTCGATGTTAATCGGGATTCTCGAGAGCGCCGCCTCATGA
- a CDS encoding glycosyltransferase: MLAYACSPYHGSEPGTGWQRAVESSKHFDTWVICEQGEFEPDIRRFEREHGPLPGLHFRFVAKTRFESLLGRIPGLYYVGYNLWHRRAYRAALELHRRVGFDLTHQANMCGFREPGYLWKLPPPFVWGPVGGTQDYPWRFLRGAGWPGAARELTRSIVNRAQLRFSRSVRAAAKRAAVIMAANSQNQRDFARVHGVTPELFLEIGVRSVKDRGPRGNASGTLKLLWSGEFKAHKALHLLIAALKKVPASIPYELRILGDGPLENRWKRLARIQGIESHCRWLGWLSLPEAMAQYDWADLLVFTSLRDTAGTVVLEALSRGVPVVCLDHQGAGDIVTPACGVKIPVARPGQVVDDLSDALISLAQHPERLDTLSRGASMRAEEYLWSRHGQRLAGIYRRVLEDNVYAGNAAQEGGGMAEPSSADLPGAGERLQ, translated from the coding sequence ATGCTCGCGTACGCATGCAGCCCCTACCACGGTTCAGAACCGGGGACCGGCTGGCAGCGGGCGGTCGAGAGTTCGAAGCACTTTGACACCTGGGTGATCTGTGAGCAGGGCGAGTTCGAGCCGGATATTCGCCGTTTCGAGCGTGAGCACGGCCCGCTACCTGGCTTGCACTTCCGTTTCGTGGCGAAGACGCGATTTGAGAGTCTTCTCGGCCGAATCCCAGGTCTCTACTACGTCGGGTACAATCTCTGGCATCGGCGGGCGTATCGTGCGGCACTGGAGCTTCACCGGCGCGTAGGGTTCGACCTCACGCACCAGGCAAACATGTGCGGGTTCAGGGAGCCAGGGTATCTCTGGAAGCTGCCGCCTCCCTTCGTGTGGGGCCCGGTCGGGGGCACGCAGGACTATCCCTGGCGGTTCCTCAGAGGGGCCGGTTGGCCTGGGGCAGCTCGTGAGCTCACCAGGAGCATCGTCAACCGCGCGCAACTCCGGTTCAGCCGCTCGGTGAGAGCTGCGGCGAAGCGGGCCGCGGTCATCATGGCCGCCAACTCTCAGAACCAACGGGACTTCGCACGAGTTCACGGCGTCACCCCGGAGCTGTTCCTCGAGATCGGAGTGCGATCGGTCAAGGACAGGGGACCGCGCGGGAATGCGAGCGGCACACTGAAACTGCTCTGGAGTGGGGAGTTCAAAGCGCACAAGGCTCTCCATTTGCTGATCGCCGCGCTGAAGAAGGTGCCCGCATCGATACCGTACGAGCTCAGGATCCTCGGAGACGGACCACTTGAGAATCGGTGGAAACGTCTGGCCCGGATACAGGGAATTGAATCGCATTGTCGGTGGCTGGGGTGGTTATCGTTACCTGAGGCGATGGCGCAGTATGACTGGGCCGATCTCCTGGTGTTCACCAGTCTTCGCGACACAGCCGGCACCGTCGTGCTCGAAGCGCTGAGCAGGGGAGTGCCGGTCGTCTGCCTCGACCATCAAGGAGCTGGAGACATCGTCACCCCAGCGTGCGGGGTGAAGATCCCGGTCGCCAGGCCCGGGCAAGTAGTGGACGACCTTTCCGATGCCCTCATCTCGTTGGCACAGCATCCAGAGAGACTCGATACGTTGTCCCGAGGTGCTTCGATGAGAGCGGAGGAGTACCTGTGGAGCCGCCATGGGCAACGCCTCGCCGGCATCTACCGGCGAGTGTTGGAGGATAATGTGTATGCTGGTAATGCCGCCCAGGAGGGGGGAGGCATGGCCGAGCCCTCATCTGCGGATTTGCCGGGAGCCGGAGAGAGGTTGCAGTGA
- a CDS encoding glycosyltransferase, whose protein sequence is MTVVMPAYNAERWIAEAIDSVIRQSLPSWELIVVDDGSRDNTRREVQGYRDPRISMLTRADTAPTLGNKGPSHARNLGINAARGEYIALLDADDWYERNHLELATRFLQEHPECSLVATNYFFVRDDGKRELGMRPGEVLGRAGSGVIDDFFDFPKHNRTFPITCGAVFRRGLIPQLGGFDETFRIAQDMEFWIRWALRSTFGYIDEPTCCYRVDIPGSNRKNLGLSIQMRRMVWQKLTAAEDRSNPRWRSYARFRSHSLFRLTAKAVATGHFEEARLMAGAWPDSPAHLHWWFGKTLALMPRALQRIVHATIGQLSFVKKQYA, encoded by the coding sequence GTGACCGTGGTGATGCCCGCGTACAACGCGGAGCGCTGGATCGCCGAGGCGATCGACAGCGTCATCCGTCAGAGCTTGCCGTCGTGGGAGCTGATTGTCGTCGATGACGGCTCGAGGGACAACACTCGCCGAGAGGTGCAAGGGTACCGAGACCCCCGCATCAGCATGCTCACTCGAGCGGACACCGCGCCGACCCTGGGGAACAAGGGGCCGAGCCACGCGCGCAACCTCGGCATCAACGCAGCTCGCGGCGAGTACATCGCCCTCCTCGATGCCGACGACTGGTACGAGAGGAACCACCTTGAGCTTGCGACACGGTTCTTGCAGGAACACCCAGAATGCTCGCTGGTGGCGACGAACTACTTCTTCGTCAGAGACGACGGGAAGAGGGAGTTGGGGATGCGGCCCGGCGAGGTCCTGGGCCGAGCGGGCAGCGGCGTGATAGACGATTTCTTCGACTTTCCAAAACACAATCGGACGTTTCCGATAACCTGTGGGGCGGTGTTCCGAAGGGGACTGATCCCGCAGCTGGGAGGATTCGACGAGACCTTTCGCATCGCCCAAGATATGGAGTTCTGGATCAGGTGGGCCCTGAGATCAACGTTTGGCTACATCGACGAGCCCACATGTTGCTACCGGGTCGACATACCGGGCAGCAATCGCAAGAACCTCGGGTTGAGCATCCAGATGCGACGGATGGTCTGGCAGAAGCTGACTGCTGCCGAAGACAGATCCAATCCGAGGTGGCGGTCGTACGCGAGGTTTCGAAGCCACAGCCTTTTCCGTCTCACAGCCAAGGCGGTCGCCACCGGCCACTTCGAGGAAGCCAGGCTGATGGCCGGTGCATGGCCCGATTCTCCGGCCCACCTTCATTGGTGGTTCGGAAAGACGCTCGCGTTGATGCCCAGAGCGCTGCAGAGGATCGTTCACGCAACGATCGGTCAGTTGAGTTTCGTGAAGAAGCAGTACGCATAG
- a CDS encoding glycosyltransferase family 2 protein has translation MCDVSIVIVNWNTRDLLVGLLRSIEDHCGSLRVETIVVDNGSSDGSVEAVRGEFPRVKLIVNGENLGFARASNIGIRECHGRYISLINSDVVIMPGCIEALKELLDKQPDIGIAGPRILGPDGTPQVSCGDLPNPRGALCDAVLPLGVVRKSGFLGRILGVERNYSGPTDVQMLSGCFWFVRREAVDQVGLLDERFFIYSEDCDWCKRFHDNQWRVVFSPASEAIHLGEGSSSIAPIRFYLEMQKARFAYWEKHHGFLGKAYYGVMLVLHEVIRLGAGSVLYVVDAGARPRHGALVVRSVSCLLWLFHLREGR, from the coding sequence ATGTGTGACGTATCGATAGTCATCGTCAACTGGAACACGAGGGACCTCCTGGTGGGTCTGCTGCGATCCATCGAAGATCACTGCGGGTCTCTGCGAGTCGAGACTATCGTTGTAGACAATGGCTCCAGTGATGGAAGCGTCGAGGCCGTGCGTGGGGAGTTCCCTCGAGTAAAACTGATCGTGAACGGTGAGAACCTTGGGTTCGCACGGGCGAGCAACATCGGAATCCGGGAGTGCCACGGTCGCTACATCAGTCTCATCAATTCTGACGTGGTGATAATGCCGGGGTGCATCGAAGCCCTCAAAGAGCTTCTTGACAAGCAGCCTGACATCGGGATTGCGGGCCCTAGGATTCTCGGACCTGACGGAACCCCGCAGGTGTCGTGCGGAGACCTTCCGAACCCGCGGGGCGCCTTGTGCGATGCCGTTCTGCCGTTGGGAGTAGTTCGGAAGTCTGGGTTTCTTGGACGGATTCTCGGAGTTGAACGGAACTACAGCGGCCCGACTGATGTGCAGATGCTGAGTGGATGTTTCTGGTTCGTCCGACGTGAGGCCGTCGACCAGGTGGGCTTGCTCGATGAGCGGTTCTTCATCTACTCGGAAGACTGCGATTGGTGCAAGCGCTTTCATGACAATCAGTGGCGCGTTGTGTTCTCTCCAGCATCGGAAGCGATCCACCTCGGGGAGGGGAGTTCGTCAATTGCCCCCATACGCTTCTACCTTGAGATGCAGAAGGCCAGATTCGCCTATTGGGAGAAACACCACGGCTTTCTCGGTAAGGCCTACTATGGCGTGATGCTCGTGCTGCACGAGGTGATCCGACTGGGCGCAGGGTCGGTGCTTTATGTAGTTGACGCTGGGGC